AGATTCCGTTTAGGCCCAACACCCGGTCAAAGACTGTGGGCCCCTTAAGGACACGATACAGATACACCCCGATCATGACTGCAACAGCGCACAAAAGAAACTGAAAGAACACCGTCATTCCCGTCATTCTGTATCCCCGAAGGCTCCCGCGATTTTCTGTTCCATCCGTCGACTGATCAGATCTTCGGCAGACTCGTCATCCATAGCATGCACGACCAACTCATTGGAATTCACTTCCGCGGTGATCGTACCCGGAGTCAGCGTAATGGAGTTTCCAAGGAGCACTATACCAGCCTGTTCTTGCAAGTTCGTATGATAGCGGATCAGCTTAGGGTCAATGGGAAGACGTGGATGAAGTATGAGAAACGACAGATGGATTCCGCTCTGTAGAATCCGCCAAAGGAGCCAGGGTAGATAGCCCAGCATCCGCGACCAACGGATATTCTCGAAAGGGGATGTGGCGTGGTCACTATTCAACCGCGCTACTCCAAATGACACAAGAAGCCCTAGAATAATATGAAATGCGTTGTAACTTTGAGATAATAGAAGCCAAATAGCGAAGAACGCCAAAGTCTTGCGGCTCAGGGTTCGATAAAGGCCGCGGTTCATGGCGCTGCCTAAGAAAGGAGATCCACTCCAGTCATCGTTACGGCTTGCCAAGTCGAGTCACGGTTATACCGTTGGAACTGAAAAGTGGTCGGGTCAACGGCGATGAGGTTAACCCACTGATTATCGAACAAGTGCTGTAGAAGAGTGTGTTTTTGAATAATGGCGGATATCCGCCCTACGGGGGCTTCAATAATCGTCAGCAGCCGCATGGGTTCATGATAGTGTATCGCCCCATCGTTTACGGTCTGCAGAGGAAGGCCGGTTTGAAGATCGCTCTGGCTTCCGAGCATGACGCCAATACCTGAAACGACATTATGGATGACTTTACTGCCACTCCCCCAGAACCACGGATCGACACCCGAAAAGTAATGTTCCATGCTGATCCACTCCCCTACGATCAACGGGGCGAGCAGGATCTTTTCTAACATCCCTCCCTCTGTATCCGGTTCAGGGTCATAGGAATGCAAAAAGACACGCCCGCCTAAGTCGAGGCCTTTGGTCAGCTTTCGCCTTCCGACGAGAAAGGCTGCGTTACCCGATAGTCCCCATTCTGGACGAACATTGGCCCAATCCACGGTCCGAACGACGACGTGCCTGTAAGCTCCGTCGGGCGAAAGCCCTCTCGGCGATCGAGGGATACGACGACAGCGCTCCAGAGCCTGATGGGCGCCCGCTTTCTCTAAATCATTAATCAT
The sequence above is a segment of the Pseudomonadota bacterium genome. Coding sequences within it:
- a CDS encoding Na+/H+ antiporter subunit E; this encodes MNRGLYRTLSRKTLAFFAIWLLLSQSYNAFHIILGLLVSFGVARLNSDHATSPFENIRWSRMLGYLPWLLWRILQSGIHLSFLILHPRLPIDPKLIRYHTNLQEQAGIVLLGNSITLTPGTITAEVNSNELVVHAMDDESAEDLISRRMEQKIAGAFGDTE